Proteins encoded together in one Peribacillus asahii window:
- a CDS encoding cell wall hydrolase — MARASYRSSDVDLMARMMRAEAEGEGPQGMLYVGNVIVNRLVANCLDFKGLRTIPQVIYQVQGGNYSFEAVQKGNVFYQRARGIERRLAEQNLKHWRQHPAKYALWYFNPYAPCPPTWYDQPHTGQFKDHCFYEPKPGTCASVYNG; from the coding sequence ATGGCAAGAGCAAGCTACCGAAGTTCAGACGTTGACTTAATGGCAAGGATGATGAGAGCAGAAGCCGAAGGTGAAGGACCACAAGGAATGTTATATGTTGGAAATGTAATTGTGAATCGTCTTGTAGCTAATTGTTTAGACTTTAAAGGTTTAAGAACAATTCCACAAGTCATTTATCAAGTACAAGGAGGAAATTATTCTTTTGAAGCTGTTCAAAAAGGGAATGTATTTTATCAAAGAGCGAGAGGTATTGAAAGAAGATTAGCAGAACAGAATTTGAAGCACTGGAGACAGCATCCGGCTAAATATGCTCTTTGGTATTTTAATCCATATGCTCCATGCCCTCCAACATGGTATGATCAACCTCATACTGGTCAATTTAAAGACCATTGTTTTTATGAACCAAAAC
- a CDS encoding DNA-3-methyladenine glycosylase I: protein MKRCMWVKTKEPLYMEYHDKEWGVPVYDDKILFEMLCLEGAQAGLSWWTVLQKRENYRSAFDQFEAEKIVQYTDEKLQLLIENQGIIRNKMKIYSVVTNAKAFLKIQQEYGSFSSYIWSFVDNKPIINNWETAKDVPTSNEISDKMSKQLKRDGFKFVGSTICYSYMQAVGMVNDHTLECFRHPSQ from the coding sequence ATGAAACGATGTATGTGGGTAAAAACTAAAGAGCCTTTATATATGGAATATCATGATAAAGAATGGGGAGTACCTGTCTATGATGATAAGATATTATTTGAAATGCTATGCTTAGAAGGAGCACAAGCTGGACTCAGTTGGTGGACAGTTTTGCAAAAAAGGGAAAATTATCGAAGTGCCTTTGATCAATTTGAAGCGGAGAAAATTGTTCAGTATACAGACGAAAAATTACAATTATTAATAGAAAATCAGGGGATTATTCGCAATAAAATGAAAATTTATAGCGTTGTAACGAATGCAAAGGCATTCTTAAAAATTCAACAAGAATATGGTTCATTTTCTAGTTATATATGGAGTTTTGTAGATAATAAGCCGATTATAAACAATTGGGAGACAGCAAAAGATGTACCTACTTCAAACGAAATAAGTGATAAAATGAGCAAACAGTTAAAAAGAGATGGATTTAAATTTGTAGGAAGTACCATTTGTTATTCCTATATGCAAGCAGTGGGCATGGTGAATGACCATACTTTGGAATGTTTCCGTCATCCTTCGCAGTAA